From a region of the Tachypleus tridentatus isolate NWPU-2018 chromosome 1, ASM421037v1, whole genome shotgun sequence genome:
- the LOC143256618 gene encoding uncharacterized protein LOC143256618: MSASSPNENILPQINSSSNITSYGSINSFDNEHQMSVSSSSQFIKMTPMKKIQSTCTCLEDFKECKCGAGDSLEGRQQVKMEPWDNCKIVALVILVILGIIWIVVFASLLHFKKL; this comes from the exons ATGAGTGCAAGCAGTcctaatgaaaacattttacctCAGATTAACTCTTCGTCTAACATTACTTCTTACGGTTCG ATTAACAGCTTCGACAATGAACACCAGATGTCAGTATCTTCATCTTCACAGTTTATAAAAATGACTCCTATGAAGAAAATACAAAGTACGTGTACTTGTCTTGAAGACTTCAAGGAGTGCAAGTGTGGTGCAGGAGATTCTTTGGAAGGCAGACAACAAGTCAAAATGGAACCTTGGGATAATTGCAAGATAGTTGCACTTGTGATACTGGTTATTTTAGGAATCATCTGGATTGTGGTGTTCGCTTCTTTACTTCACTTCAAGAAGTTGTGA